The genomic interval TGGACTTGATGGTCtattccccttccccctcccgcAATTGCTGAAGATGCATCCGCCCCTCCCTCACTTGTAGATCCACCCCACTCACTCACTTGAGACTCCTACAAGTTCTGTTAAACTAGAGATGCAAGTTATAAAGTCGCGTCCAGGCCCTCTTGAAGAGGTAGGTGTGTTAGCAAACCAGCACAACTACTGTATCGACATGGGatcctttttctgtcttctcttcctaTACTCACCATCTCAGAATCCGCCCTAGCACTTTTCTCACCTCCCGGGCCTCAGAACACCCCGCCCTACGCTCCCGATGCTCCCCAAACCAGGACCAAAGGATCGCTAAGCCCCGCCCTTCGGAGAAGCCCCGAGCCCCGCCCGTCGCCACGCACCGTGCACCCCCCCATCCCCGCCCCATTGTGCCCAAGCCGCACCGCGGCGCGTGCCAGAATGAAAATGGCTTCCTGTCCCGCGAGAGTCACGTCGGGGTCCGCCTTCACCAAGGCCTTCACTCGCGCCAGAGGCAGCCTCGAGAGACGAGCTCCGGGCGCACTCGTCGGGGCTGGGGGCTGCGGAGTGGCTGCGTCCCCACCGGTGCCCTCCTCCTCCCGGGAAGCCCCGCTTCCAGGCGCCACCGCCGCCATCCCGGCCCTGAGCGTCCTGCGCGCGGCCGCCAACTGTGTGCGCGCAGGCGGCGCCGGCCCCTTTCCCGCGCGCGCTGGAAGCCACGCCCTCTACGGGCGTGTGACTCCGCCCCTCACGCGGCCGAGCACATCAGCGAGTTCTTCTAGGCACCTGTCGAGTCTTTAAGCACAAGCCACATCTTCTGGGGTCTGGGACTCTCTCTTACTGTGCCTGATGACTCTCACGCGCCATCATGCCGCCTCTGAGAAACTTGATTGTAAAAGGAAATACAGCAGTAATAGAAATATATAGGAGAAACTTGAACAAATTTATATGCTACTGGAGGAGactaaaatagaagcaataaaaaTGTGGGAGGGAAAAGTGATGGACAGTATTTTAACAATTCTTCCCACTTTCTGTGATAAAACCTCATCTGTAACAGAGTCCAATTAGGAGAAAGAAATCACAGAATTTGAAcagtaaagtttaaaaattcgTAATTATAATAGGGGATTGACTATTAAGGTGCAAAGAGAACTGTAAAGAACAGAGGAATTAATTACATGTATGCTCCCAAGCTGAGGTAGAAAACCCAAGGATGAAATGAACACTAAAGAGCACCCCATCCCACCAGAGCTGCGATCAAGGTCTTGTTGCGGAGGACGCAGCCATGACTCCCTGAGCCCCAAAGTCACTTAAGTGCCCTGTGTATGGCTGGACTCATGGGCAATTCACTTTCTAGGGTGCTTCGGAAACATGCCTAAGGAGAGGTGCTGCACACTGCTGGCCACTCTGCACTACAAAAACGCGTTCTCAAAAAAGCACACTGGGACCAAGAAATATCCCCTTTTGTCCTCCAATGCACGCTACTGATATAGCATAAAATCATAATCCAGTGGCTGAAGAGAAAGCTTCCGATCTTGCCAGCAAGCAGTGAAGGTGGATCTGGTACTAAAAAGCAATCGGTTGATAATGGCAcaccagttcagtcactcggttatgtccgactcttcgtgaccccatgtactgcagcatgccaggcctccctgtccatcaccaactcccagagcttgctcaaactcatgtccatcgagtcagtgatgccatccaaccatctgattctctgtcctccccttctcctgctgccttcagtctttccaagcagcagggtcttttcctatgagtctcttctttgcatcaggtggccgaagtattggagcttcattttcagcatcagtccctccaatgaatattcaggaccgatttccttcagaatggactggttgaatctcctcgcagtccaagggactctcaagagtcttctccaacaccacagtttaaaagcatcaattcttcggtgttcagtcttctttatgatccagttctcacatctgtatatgacacACCAACCCGAGTTAAATCGAATCTTGTGTCTATTCTGCACTGACACTGATGCAGCTGTGTGCAGATTGAgagaacaacaaaaaccaaactgACTGGTCTTACAAGTCTTATGGTCAGTCTCAAGTGAAAATCAGAGCAGCCAGCAATCCCACCACATTCTGCTCACTTGCCTACTCACCAGATGAGTATTTGACACCTTCTCTTTACCTCTCAAACATATCACCCCTTCTCAATCCCTTGGCTCTCTGCTGATGACCTCGGTTGctatttcacagagaaaatagAAGCACTGAGGTTGGAGCTTC from Budorcas taxicolor isolate Tak-1 chromosome 11, Takin1.1, whole genome shotgun sequence carries:
- the POLE4 gene encoding DNA polymerase epsilon subunit 4, whose protein sequence is MAAVAPGSGASREEEGTGGDAATPQPPAPTSAPGARLSRLPLARVKALVKADPDVTLAGQEAIFILARAAELFVETIAKDAYCCAQQGKRKTLQRRDLDNAIEAVDEFAFLEGTLD